A stretch of Deinococcus roseus DNA encodes these proteins:
- a CDS encoding type II secretion system protein: protein MKSNKHQHQNQQAGVTLIEIMFAILIVSLVLGTIVVQMSKLYTSNKKNTSVLSVNTLAANEIESLKESWTNATTATTNWQNGSYTPTSTSVTFSCATWTSLTTPPTTFGSSCATSSTATSTLKRVRLTTTYGGKTQNLYLDIAIP, encoded by the coding sequence GTGAAATCCAATAAACACCAGCATCAAAACCAGCAGGCAGGTGTCACCCTGATCGAAATCATGTTCGCCATTCTGATTGTCAGTCTGGTGCTGGGCACCATTGTGGTGCAGATGTCAAAGCTTTACACCTCCAACAAAAAGAACACCAGTGTGCTTTCGGTCAACACCCTGGCTGCCAATGAGATTGAGAGCCTCAAAGAATCCTGGACCAATGCCACAACTGCAACCACCAACTGGCAGAACGGAAGCTACACCCCCACCTCCACCAGTGTGACCTTCAGCTGTGCCACCTGGACCAGCCTGACCACGCCCCCCACCACTTTCGGCAGTTCCTGCGCCACTTCTTCCACAGCAACCAGCACCCTGAAACGCGTCAGACTGACCACCACCTACGGTGGCAAGACCCAGAACCTCTACCTGGACATCGCCATCCCATGA